The Saprospiraceae bacterium region ATTATCATCAAAACAAACACGAATCGACAAAGATGAAGGGATCAGAAGAGACACGAATCACGCCAGTCTGGCAGCATTAAAACCGGCATTTGCCAAGAACGGCTCAGTTACTGCAGGCAATTCCAGTCAGACCACCGATGGAGCTGCTTTCCTTCTTGTTGTGAGTGAAGAACTTCTTCAAAAATTAAACTTACAGGCGTTAGGTCGTTTGATTAGTTGCAGCATTGCTGCTGTGGATCCTCTCTATATGGGTATAGGCCCCTGCTTCGCCATTCCCAAGGCCCTGGAACAGGCCGGATTAAAATTAAGTGAATTAGATCTTATTGAATTAAACGAAGCATTTGCTTCACAATGCCTTGCTGTCATCCGGGAAACCGGATTAAATCCAGCAATAGTAAATGTAAATGGTGGTGCTATAGCCCTTGGTCATCCTCTGGGCTGCAGCGGTGCACGCCTGGCCATGACGGCCTTAAATGAACTGCAAAGAAGAAAACAAAAATATGGCCTTGTAACCGCATGTGTAGGAGGAGGACAAGGCATAGCTGCGGTGTTGGAGAGATTATAGCAAATCAAAAGGTCATTAGCCTGAAGCATAAGCCTGTTAAATTTCTGTATCTTCATCCAACTTTAAGTCTCCCTTTTATCTGATTAACCATGAAATACATAAGCGTATTTACTTTTCTTTTGATTTCAGCTGGCATTGCTTTTTCCCAATCCAACGATTCTTTGCTCAGAATTCAATTCAATTTAATGATCAAAGCTTCTTTGAAGAGTATGAATGTCGCACGATATGAAGAGGCTCACGCGTTGACAAATTCTGCTGAAAAATTAGTTTTGGATTCCATGACTTTACCATCTCCACTTTTGGGAAATTGTTGCTTCAACCGGGCCAGGATCTATCGGAGAAAAAAAGATTTTGACAGCGCGGAAATATGGTTCATCAAGTCAAAAGAAAGCTGGGAAAATACATTGGGAAAATACCATCCCCTTTATCTGAATTCAATTTATCAGTTGGGCCTGATGTATCGGGAAATGCATCAATATAAGAAAGCCGTTGATGCTTTTCTGGATCTCAAGCAAAATTTAAATGAATCCGTAAGTAGAAAAGATTCTTCATACCTTGAATGCCTGAATAGTCTGGGCCTTTGCTATTTGGATTTAGAAAAATTTTCTAAAGCAGAGTTGATTTTAACCGAAGCTTATGATAATCTATACGACTCCTCTGGTCGAATACATCCATTGGCTTCAAATACGCTCAACAATTTAGCATTGCTTTATAAAAAGACAGCTCAATTTGAAAAAGCAGTTAGTAGCCTGAAAGAAGTGTTAAAAATACGTGAAAAAAGCATCGGCAAAAGAAACCTGATCTACACAATTTCACTTGGGAATTTGGCCTCCTTGTATAAAGAAATTGGAAATTATGAAAATGCAGAAGATTATTATTTGGAAGCTTTTAATTTAAGAAGAGAAATTTTCGGAGAGAACCATGTATATACCCTGGGAAGTCTGGAAAACATCGCTGGACTGTACAGAGAAATGGGAAATAAAGACAAAGCCATCGAATTATATAAACAGGTTAACGAAGGCCGAAAAAGGTTGCTCGGAAAAATGCATTCGGTATATGGTATTGGTCTGAATCATTTAGCAAATACGTACAATGAAATAAATAAACCCAACGAGGCCATGCTTCTTTATAAAGAACTTCTGAATTTAAGAGCCCACAATCTGCCCACATATCAAAAAGAGTACGTAGAAACTATGAATAAGCTGACCGGAATATATTTGAAGCTCGACAGTTTTGATCTGGCAATGGGCATGAATAACTTCGCCCTCTTGTATTGCGATTCTGTTTTTGGCAGATCAAACGCTCTTTATGCTAATAGTTTAAGTCAGCGGGGATTACTCGAAAAACAACTTGGACATTGCGATGAAGCTCAACAACATTTTCTGGAAGCATCAAAAATATATAAAGATATATTTGGACAGGATCATTACAAATATGCTGAAAGTATTGAAGACCTTGCATCTCTGCACCTTGATTTAGGTAATTATAAGGAGGCAGAGCCTCTTTTTATAGAGTCTGCTAAAATAAAAAAGCAGGTGCTCGGCAGAAAGCACAACCTGTATATCGCGAGTCTTGATCAACTTGGCGAATTCTATGAATTGCAAAAAAAATACAGATCTTCAGATCCATTATTCAGAGAAATCAGCGATCGCGATCAGGAGCAGCTGAACATGGCCACAGGGTTTTTAACCGAAAGAGAATTGGAAAGTTTCACACAATCATTCATTGAGCGCTCAGACAAACTTGGGAGTTATGTTATATTGAGATCGCAACAACCAAACGAGCAAGGATATTTGTCCACTTATGTATTGAATAATAATTTATTTTATAAAGGCTTTTTATTGACTTCTGCCAAGCAACTCAATAAACAGGCTTCGATTACGGAGGAAGCGTTAAAATTAAATTCGGAATTAAAGAACCTGAGAAGGCTATTGGGTAGATCATATATCAGTCCTTTGGCTAATTCTGAAGAAATAAAAAATCTGGAAGAACGAGCCAATCAACTCGAAAAAGAATTAAGAAAAATGATTAGTGGTTACACCGAAGCGAATGAAAGTATCAGGTGGCAACAAATTCAACAGGTATTAAGTGAACAGGAAGCCGCTCTTGAATTTATACATTTCAAAGACATTTCAGACACCATCAACCATTCCATTCAATACGCTGCAATAATCATCAAAGCCGGCAGCAAAGAACCACAATTTATACCCTTATTTAAAGAAAGTGCACTGATATCCCTGCTGCCTTCGAATTCAGAATTTCAATCATCGATCATAACAAATTTGTATTCCAGTCACAGAGGTTCTTCGAAATCATTGACAAAAAAGAAACCCGATTTGTATGAGCTCATTTGGCAACCGCTGGATTCTGTGTTAAATGACGTGAAGACAATTTATTATTCACCGACCGGTGTCTTGCATCGTTTAAATTTAAATGCCATTCCGGTAAAGGCCAAAACAATTCTTGCAGATCAGTTTGAATTGATCAATGTTAACAGCACGCGGCAATTAGCGGCATCCACACAAATATATAGCACGAACAGTACGGCACTATTATATGGGGGAATTGATTATAACCAATCGATTGATCAACCCTCTGGTCCAATACAAGGTCAGCCGGTCATTGAAAATATATCGGTTTTCCAACAGAATACTGATTCTGGCGATGAAGAAGCATTTTCATTTCTTCCAGGCACAGAAGAAGAAGTTGATTCTATTTGCAAGACCATGCAACTGGCCGGATTAAAAGTCGATATTAAAAAAGGACAAGAGGCTACAGAATCTTATTTTAAAAGCATTTGTCAGGATCATAGTGAATCGCCACGGGTTATCTTCCTCGGCACACATGGTTATTTTTTCCAGTCGTCAGCCAATCAAAATGAGATTGCCAAAACAACAGCTTCCAAAGATTCAGAGCCTGTTTTTAAAACAAGCTCAGATCCTATGTTCCGTTCCGGACTGATATTAGCAGGAGGTAATGTTTCATGGCGGGGAAAACAAATGGAGCCAGGCCAGGACGATGGAATATTGACCGCCTACGAAATCAGTCAGTTGAATTTGTCTAACACAGAACTTGTAGTTTTATCTGCCTGTGAAACTGGATTAGGCGATTTGCGGGGAAGCGAAGGAGTCTACGGATTGCAACGCGCATTCAGAATTGCAGGTGTCAAACATCTCATTATGAGTTTGTGGGAGGTTCCGGATGGATCAACAACTCGCTTAATGATGGAATTCACTAAAAATTGGTTATTAGAAAATATGACCATTTCCACTGCATTATATACAGCACAAAAATCATTAAGAGAAATGGGGTTTGACCCTTATCAATGGGCGGGTTTTGTGCTCGTGGAATAATTTCCAACAAAGGTCATCGAATGAATTATTTATCCGTTCCTAAATCGTAAATTTCTCTGATAGATTCGAGGACATTAATAAAATTTATTTTTAAATCAATTAGTTTTCCACTTTTAACATCAAAAACCCAACCATGCACAAGCGGCCCTCCGGTGGTCAGATAACTTTTTTGCCATCGAGCCATTTTAATGATATTAACGAGTTGTTCCTGAACATTCAATTCTACCAGCCTGTCGTATCTGGCATTTTCATAGGTGATGGAGTTGAGTTCTTCTTTATGTAGTCTGTATACATCCCGA contains the following coding sequences:
- a CDS encoding CHAT domain-containing protein, with product MKYISVFTFLLISAGIAFSQSNDSLLRIQFNLMIKASLKSMNVARYEEAHALTNSAEKLVLDSMTLPSPLLGNCCFNRARIYRRKKDFDSAEIWFIKSKESWENTLGKYHPLYLNSIYQLGLMYREMHQYKKAVDAFLDLKQNLNESVSRKDSSYLECLNSLGLCYLDLEKFSKAELILTEAYDNLYDSSGRIHPLASNTLNNLALLYKKTAQFEKAVSSLKEVLKIREKSIGKRNLIYTISLGNLASLYKEIGNYENAEDYYLEAFNLRREIFGENHVYTLGSLENIAGLYREMGNKDKAIELYKQVNEGRKRLLGKMHSVYGIGLNHLANTYNEINKPNEAMLLYKELLNLRAHNLPTYQKEYVETMNKLTGIYLKLDSFDLAMGMNNFALLYCDSVFGRSNALYANSLSQRGLLEKQLGHCDEAQQHFLEASKIYKDIFGQDHYKYAESIEDLASLHLDLGNYKEAEPLFIESAKIKKQVLGRKHNLYIASLDQLGEFYELQKKYRSSDPLFREISDRDQEQLNMATGFLTERELESFTQSFIERSDKLGSYVILRSQQPNEQGYLSTYVLNNNLFYKGFLLTSAKQLNKQASITEEALKLNSELKNLRRLLGRSYISPLANSEEIKNLEERANQLEKELRKMISGYTEANESIRWQQIQQVLSEQEAALEFIHFKDISDTINHSIQYAAIIIKAGSKEPQFIPLFKESALISLLPSNSEFQSSIITNLYSSHRGSSKSLTKKKPDLYELIWQPLDSVLNDVKTIYYSPTGVLHRLNLNAIPVKAKTILADQFELINVNSTRQLAASTQIYSTNSTALLYGGIDYNQSIDQPSGPIQGQPVIENISVFQQNTDSGDEEAFSFLPGTEEEVDSICKTMQLAGLKVDIKKGQEATESYFKSICQDHSESPRVIFLGTHGYFFQSSANQNEIAKTTASKDSEPVFKTSSDPMFRSGLILAGGNVSWRGKQMEPGQDDGILTAYEISQLNLSNTELVVLSACETGLGDLRGSEGVYGLQRAFRIAGVKHLIMSLWEVPDGSTTRLMMEFTKNWLLENMTISTALYTAQKSLREMGFDPYQWAGFVLVE